In Theileria equi strain WA chromosome 3, complete sequence, the genomic window TTGGATTCAGAAAAAATCATTTCAATCACAGCTAATATTATGGATTCAGAAGTTTATGATGAAGTATTATTTAAAAAAATACTTGAAATAGTACTCTCTGACAAATTTTATACGAAAGAAACCATCGTAAAAGTACTTTACAATATCCACACTATACCTGATAGAAAATTCGATGAAGTTTGCACAAAATTTTTGCACAAATTTCCGGATCTTGACTTCACTTCTACAATTTTAATGATTTCAATATTATTTTCAAGGGATGTTTTTCCTCCAAAAAGTCTTCTTTCCACCTTAAAATCCACTTTTGACTCTCGTATTGTTTCCAACCAAAGTGAAGAATGGGAACTACCTTCTGCTGTTAAAGATGTGAGGTTCAAGGAAATTTCGATAAATAAACGTATTCTTAATATGATGAGTCTCAGAATCCCGCAATATCTCTTCTTTGTGATTTCACTTTACAATAAAGAATATGGCAACACACTCCATAACGAAGGTGAGGATCATGCAGAAAATAATCCAAAGTACTTACCTATGAATTTTGAAATGCAGTCTCAACATATCTCTAAATTTTCTGACGAATTATCTAGCTTATATGCGCTAATTAACTCCAGACCATCAAGATACGTAAGGAAGGACCTGATAAAAGTGTTGCTTTATGTAATTAAAAACTGGAATCTTGACGTATACAAAAGGATGGTAGATTCCGATTATACAAAAGTGACATTTGAAATACTGCAGAGTGTAACACCTCCTGCAGAATTATTACACAAATTAAACAGTCATGACAAGTTAGTAAAGGGGGTTAATGTGAGAGTTGATGGTACTTGTCTATTTGAACCTATATACTTGGTTATGGATGGAATAAAAACTGCATTTGTTAGCGGTGAGTATGGTATTAACAAGCTCGATAGaataaagataaaactCTTGTACGCTCTACTACACCTTGAAGGATATAAAGTTGTAATTTATAATCCCACTAATTAGTAAGAATTTTATGTAAAAATGCAGAAAATACATGCAAGTGTATAGAATAGACAATTATACTACATCTTTGGAAAGTTCTTGTATcaattcatccttttctGCCGAGTTGTATCTTTTTATGCTCTGCTTGACAGTCATCTTTAGGCTCATGGAAAGTCCTGATCTGTTTAGCAATTCATCGAGATTAGAGTGTTTGTTGAtaattccaaaaataaTTTTGGAACTTTTTCTTATGCTGAGGTTACCGGCGTTTAAACCGTATGCAGCTGCGTCAATGATATCTGGAAGTGTTTTTAGTTTTATTATTGAATCTCCGAGTCTATTCAAGAGGATGACGAAGGAATTTAAGACTATTAACTGATACGATTTGTTCCTAAATAAAGAATGACGAAAAGATTATATGGTGAGTAACTATAAAACAAAACGTACTGTCGGATCATGGAGAGGAAAGCTGAAGAAACACGCCCTTCAGCTCCGGTGTTGCATACTTTTATCAGGGTAGAATTTGCAGCGGATGATAGAAATTCTGGTGACCCTGAAATTCCCTTTTTTATACACACTGTTATTATATCTGCCAACACAGGAACCAAAACGTTCCCAACTACACTGAATAGATTCCCGATACATATGATTGAATTCTTTGACACGTTACTTCTCCCAGAAGAAGCATGTACTATTATAGATTTTGCAGCGTCAATTAAAACCAAAGAGTCACATTCCTTGACCACTTCTGGGTATTTTTGAAGCATACCATTCAATTCACTTTGAGACTTTAGCTGCTCATTAAACCTATCTTCGCCGAGatcttttattttcttaAGCAAGGTTGTCACTGTTGCAATTGTTGGCTTTGCTGGTCCAGGTCTCTTTGGACCCAAAGGTCGTACACCCCTCTTCAGTGGAAGGGGTCTTTTGAACTTTGGAGTAACTGATTTTGCAGTTGTTGCCTGGGTAGTATTTTCCTGGAGCGTATCATCCGTTGTCCTGATAGGTACACTAGTAGGTGTGCTGATAATTTTGTCTCTGTCAGTAGAATCCTCAATGTCCACTTTCTTGTTTGGTATTTGATTTACAATCGGTCTTACAGTCCTTGGAGCAGGAATCTCCATAGAATCATCAATTTCAATGGATCTGGAAGCTGAGACGTCGTCTTCTAAATCTATAGAAAATGAATCTTTAAGAGTAATTGATAGGTTCTGAATTTGTACATTCACATCTTTGTCTCCGTCTGAATTCTCATGAGTCTTTGAAACATCTCCTGTACCAACCTGTTCTGTAGTATCTTGAGGTTCATCAACTTCCCACCACCCTCTGGTGTTAACACCTTTGGCCTGAGAAATTGGTCgatcatcttcattcacAAAAGTGGGTGTGGCCTTTGGCATCTTCTCATTTGATTTACCCCTTATTAATTTCTCCTTtctcttttccttttcgagtcttctttcttcttttacCTTCCATTCAAAGGAATCGTATTCTGACCTTACACTTGCATTCAAATCAAACTGTTTTTCCTTTGTTTTCATGGGT contains:
- a CDS encoding hypothetical protein (encoded by transcript BEWA_001490A) translates to MGSCCSKGEQGNKNEILGKTVEANSNDPSITPKGASKKPDIKPKGSSYAENNPENDSNKNSKDKEIQKPVKENKRSDKSPNSENKHSSRYNPPMKTKEKQFDLNASVRSEYDSFEWKVKEERRLEKEKRKEKLIRGKSNEKMPKATPTFVNEDDRPISQAKGVNTRGWWEVDEPQDTTEQVGTGDVSKTHENSDGDKDVNVQIQNLSITLKDSFSIDLEDDVSASRSIEIDDSMEIPAPRTVRPIVNQIPNKKVDIEDSTDRDKIISTPTSVPIRTTDDTLQENTTQATTAKSVTPKFKRPLPLKRGVRPLGPKRPGPAKPTIATVTTLLKKIKDLGEDRFNEQLKSQSELNGMLQKYPEVVKECDSLVLIDAAKSIIVHASSGRSNVSKNSIICIGNLFSVVGNVLVPVLADIITVCIKKGISGSPEFLSSAANSTLIKVCNTGAEGRVSSAFLSMIRQNKSYQLIVLNSFVILLNRLGDSIIKLKTLPDIIDAAAYGLNAGNLSIRKSSKIIFGIINKHSNLDELLNRSGLSMSLKMTVKQSIKRYNSAEKDELIQELSKDVV